A segment of the Longimicrobiales bacterium genome:
CCTACGACGAGGAGTGACGGCCCTGCCGCGATCTGATCATCGGGAGCTGGCTCCGGATAGCCGAGCCGCACGAGGTGGATCGGGCGGCCTCGGACCGACGTCCCGACCTCGGTAATTCGGACTCGGTCGGATTCGGCATCGACCGCGGCCAGAAACGCGAGTTCTTCTGAATGAGTCGTGAACTCTAGACCGCTCCGCTCCTCGAACCCGGTTACGGTAGGGCTAACTTCCTCGGGTGGCCCGAGTCCCTGGTCCGAGCACGCTCCGAGAATCGGAAGAAGGCCGATCGCAAGCAGGGATGATCGACGCGAACGGGGGCCGGTCTCCGCACTCCACTCCGTCCGCCGCCGACTCAAGGAACCCGATGGACAAGGGCACGCTCGTACTTCGGCATCGTCGGGTCTAGAAGTCATCAGCTTATCGGTCTCCTTCTGTTGAATTACAGGAATAGCTAAGGGGCTGGATGCACGCTCTGCCATAAGGGGATGCATAATAGCAAAGCCCCCCAACAACCTAAGTCATTAGAGGGCTTTTCTTTCCATAAGTGGAGCCAGGCGGGATCGAACCGCCGAGCCTGAACCCATCCTCGGTCTTGAAGGTGGCGGGCACCCTGCAGTCGCCATGCTTTGCTTTGCAGGCCTACAGGTAATTCAGCGCCTCGCGGACAAACCCGTCGAGGTCTTCTCTTGCAGCCACTGGCGCTCCAGGCATCGATCGACTCGCTCGCCTGGTCCCAGGTCAGTGTGATGCGGCACTAGCGATAAGATGTCTTGGCATATCCCGGTGTACGGGTCGGGCGCTTCGATGTTCCCCCAGCGGTGCCCCCCTGAAACGAGACCGTGCCGAGCGATACGTGTAGACGGACGGGAAACGGACAGGGCTGGGTGCCACGGAGGAGCTAGGTGCCGCCGCGGGGATGCGCCTCTAGCCACTCGCGGGACAGACGTTGGGCTTCGGCTATTTGTTCGCGAGTCATCCGCTGTTCTACGATGCCTTTGTTGTCCAGCGCAATCTCACTTCCTCGGTCTGCCGCGAGATTGTACCACATATAGGCTAGGACATTGTCCTCTACCACGCCTTCGCCGTTGTCGTACAAAAACCCGAGGAGGTACTGGGCATCGGCATCCCCTTGCTCGGCAGCTAACCGAACCCAGCGTGCTGCCTCCGCATAGTCCTGCGGCAGGCCGGCACCATAAATGTGCATGAGCCCGAGGTTGCTCTGGGCAGCGGCATACCCCTGCTCAGCTGCTAACCGATACCAGCGTGCCGCCTCCGCAGCGTCCTCCGGCACACCCCAGCCTTCGGAGTGCATAACCCCGAGGCCGTTCTGGGCAAGCGCATTCCCTTGCTCGGCAGCTAACCGAAACCAACGTATCGCCTCCGCATAGTCCTCCGGCACGCCTTCGCCAGTGGCGTGCATACGCCCGAGTCTGGTCTGGGCAACGGGATACCCCCGCTCGGCACAGGAACGGACATCCTCCAAGGCAGACGACGGGCTTATGTCCGCGCAAGAAGCCGATGGAGTGACCTGTGCATCAACCCCAACGGGGATGACTGCTAGAGCAAGCGCAAATAACAGAGTTTTCTTCATGCCCCAATTCTGCCCCTGCTCCACTCAAACCCGCAACTCAGGACGAGCAGAACACTACCATACTGATCCTATCTATGAACTGCTGATAGAACGCTCTTGAGTATTTGATCAACGTTCTCTGGTTTCGATGAGGGATCTACAACTTCGCCTGGGCCCAGGATGAAACCGGTACCACCAGATTGCTGTATCGCGTCCGCAACTTCACGATCAACATCAGTTGTTGAACCCGCTACCAATGGACCGCCCGCGCTTGGTGTAATCCCGCCGATCAGGCACTTGTCAGTGCGTGTGCGCATTTCTGCGATGGATGGGCCATAGTCTTGGTCATGCCAGTTGAAAGCCTCGACAGGATAGTCGAGAACACCGTCAAAGTTTATATCGTGAGCATGCAGGTGATAGATATTGAACCAAGTCTTGCCCTTTAGCGGTTCGAGCATCTGTAGGTCGTACGGTTTGGAAAATTCGTTGTAGAGATCCGGTGGCAGAAGGTCTAACCCCGCCCATTGATTGGCGAAAAAGACACCATCCGCCCCACCAGAGACGACCCTTTCGACGAAGCTTCGGCTAGTTTCGGTGATAACTTCGAGGGCGGCATGTACTTGTCTTGGGGAGTCCTGCATGTACTGCAGCAGCTTGCCAGGTCCTGCGATCTTTGATGCTGAGGTTAGTGGTGAAAATACCGTCTGCACAAATGGTACGTCACCGTTAAGCATTTCAAGGGCAATACGCTGAGCTTCAAGTACAATGAGATATTCACCAGCATCGCTTCGGACCGGTGTGATCTTCAGCCAGTCGTCGGGCTTTTGAATCGGGCTTTCCGCCAGGATTGGTGTATCCGATCCTCCTCGAACATTTAGTTGGACACCCCAATCCACAACAGAATACAGCCCGTAAGGAGAAAACTTGACGAAGTCCATATCAAGCCGTCGCTGAAGGTGAACTGCTAATTCTGCAAGGCGTCTCGGCGAGCGATCTTGGTTTGCCCAGTGCCACCAAAAGCTCAGCGGGGTACGGTCAGTTGGGAGATTCGCCAAGGCAGCCTCAATCCGAGCGCGGTGACTCATTTCAGTGCTGTATGCTATCGGCGGCAAGGCGGCACTAGCGATGGTCAGTCCCGCGGCGCTTAGAAACGTCCTTCGTGAAACATTATTCAATTGAATATCACCCAGATGTTCGAGGTTTTCCGTGGGGTTGTTTCAGCACACCCGACCGCTATCAGCGCGATCCCGAATAGTAGCTTTCTATTCATGCCCTTATTCTGCCCCTACCCTCATCGTACCCGCAACTCAGGACGAGCAGAACACTGCTAGGCAGCTAGGTGTGGCTGGGTGCCACGGAGGGGGGCTAGTTGCCGCCGGGGGGATGCGCCTCTAGCCACTCGCGGGACATCCGCTGGGCTTCGGCTATTTGTTCGCGAGTCATCCGCCCCTGAATCGCCGCCTTGGCGGGGGACATGGTCTCTCCTTCGATCCGCACTAGCCGACCACCCCACTCCTGAACAAGGCCCTCGCGCTGCCAACCTTGGAGGTGGGGCCCGAGCGCTTCGTCTCGGACGGTGAAGAACTGCGCCCCGTGATCGAATCGATAGTCACTGTGCTCTCGGGTGTTAGCGCGCCCACCGGCTCGCCGGCCTTTGTCGAAGACGACAACCTCGAGGCCGGCGAGTTGCAGTGTGCGGGCGGCCATGAGGCCAGATAGTCCCGCGCCGATCACTCCGACGCGGTGGGTCATGCCGAGCGAACAGTGCTG
Coding sequences within it:
- a CDS encoding tetratricopeptide repeat protein, giving the protein MKKTLLFALALAVIPVGVDAQVTPSASCADISPSSALEDVRSCAERGYPVAQTRLGRMHATGEGVPEDYAEAIRWFRLAAEQGNALAQNGLGVMHSEGWGVPEDAAEAARWYRLAAEQGYAAAQSNLGLMHIYGAGLPQDYAEAARWVRLAAEQGDADAQYLLGFLYDNGEGVVEDNVLAYMWYNLAADRGSEIALDNKGIVEQRMTREQIAEAQRLSREWLEAHPRGGT
- a CDS encoding NAD(P)-binding protein → MTHRVGVIGAGLSGLMAARTLQLAGLEVVVFDKGRRAGGRANTREHSDYRFDHGAQFFTVRDEALGPHLQGWQREGLVQEWGGRLVRIEGETMSPAKAAIQGRMTREQIAEAQRMSREWLEAHPPGGN